The Arachidicoccus terrestris genome includes the window CAATTATAAAGATCTGCACGGTCACTTTCCCTTATGGAATACCCATGACTTCAGTGGGATGCCTAATTATCAGATTGCGATGAATGACGCTGGGATTCTGCCCAATTTTACAGCGATCCTGACCCTTTGGCTACCTAAACCAATTTCCTTTTTCTTTCTGGCTTGTATCTGTTTTTATATCCTGACCCAGACAGTGCGGTTAAAACCGATCATCGGCGTACTGGCCAGCCTGGCTTTCGCTTATGCCACTTATAATCCGGTCATTATCTCTGTCGGGCATGAATCAAAAATGTTCGCCATGGCTTATATGCCGGCTTTACTCGCAGGCCTGATCCTACTTTATGAAGGCCGGTATGCGGTTGGCATGATCGTTTCCGCTCTATTTGCCACACTGGAAATTGGTGCGAACCATCCGCAGGTCACCTATTATCTGCTGATCTGTATCCTGATTATGACCATTACCTATCTGGTCCGCTGGATCAAGTCTGCAAGATGGAAACACACCATTATAGCCTTGTCTCTTGCGTTGCTGGCAGGTCTGATCGCCTTGGGAAATACGGCGATGGCGATCTTTCCGACCTATCAGTATTCCAAGTATACCATACGCGGCGGCGGTGCCATTGACCTGAGCTCCGGTACGCCAAAGCAGACCGAGAAAAAAACCGGCCTCGATGAGAGCTATGCCTTCCAGTATTCACTGGGTAAAGCGGAAACATTCGAACTGGCCATGCCCAATGCCTTTGGCGGATATTCCGGTAATATGTTTGATGAAAATTCCGATATATATAACCAGGCCATGCAACTTGGCGGCCAGCTGAATGGCAAATTACCTCCGCAGCAAATCAATCAGGTTTTATCCGGTGTTCTGTCAAAATACTGGGGCGGCATTCTGCCCGGCACCTCAGGCCCAATTTATGCCGGCACATTGATTGTGCTGCTGGCGATCCTCGGCTGGGTGGTATGTCCCTCCAGACATAAATGGTGGCTGCTCATCGCCACAGTAATAACAACCTTTATGGCTTGGGGCATCTATTTTGAAAGCTTTAATCAGTTCCTTTTTGATTATTTTCCGCTATATAATAAATTTCGCGCGCCTTCCATGGCAATGATCATCCCGCAACTGCTGTTGCCGCTGATGGCAGGGATCGCCTTACAAAAACTCTTTTTCAATAAGGAGGAATCCATCTTTATACAAAAAAATAATAAGAAGATCTTATATGCTTTGGGCGGTTTTGTGGCTCTACTGCTGCTCATCTATATTGGTAATGATTATACACTGAATAATCCGCCGCTCAAGGAGTTCTTAAACCAGCCCCAGGTAGGCGGCGCGGCCATCTTACATGCGCTGGAAAGTGCCCGTAAATCCATGTTCCTGTCCGGGATCGGACGTGTTATACTGTTCAGCGTAATCCTGCTGGCAGCTATTTATGCCTATACGAAGAAGATCATGCAACCAGGAGTCATTATCGGGTTGTTGCTGATCATAACAATGGTGGACTTAATAAAAGTAGACAGCCTATACCTGAATAAGGACCACTACATGGAGCCTTCAACCCTGGAAGCTTCATCCTTTACAGCCTCTTCAGCAGACCAGGCGATTTTACAGGATAAAGATCCCCATTACCGGGTGCTGAACCTTGCAACAGGCGATCCCTTTACCGATGCGACTACTTCTTATTATCACCGGTCCCTCGGAGGGTATCATGCGGCCAAACTGCTGATCTATCAAAATATGGTGGCAGCACATATGAACGGCAAGCTCAGTCAGTCTATCTTAAATATGCTGGATACCCGCTATGTAATCGTTCCGGGGCAGGCACAGGGTCAATTAGCTGTTCAGAAAAACCCGGGCGCACTCGGCCCAGTCTGGTTCGTTAAGCATGTACAGGCGGTTCCTTCCCAGGTAGATGCATTAAAAGCAATTGGTGACTTTAATCCAACTGATACAGCATTTGTATTGCAGTCTGATTTCAAAAATGTAGGTCCGGCACCTGTTTATGATAGCACTGCCAGTATCCAACTGGTCCATTATAGCAATGATTCCATCAGTTACCAAAGCGCCTCTCCAACCGC containing:
- a CDS encoding glycosyltransferase family protein, translated to MKSINWKQVFPHLIAILVFLIIAVIYCHPALSGEVLQQSDILHWKGMAQDAFNYKDLHGHFPLWNTHDFSGMPNYQIAMNDAGILPNFTAILTLWLPKPISFFFLACICFYILTQTVRLKPIIGVLASLAFAYATYNPVIISVGHESKMFAMAYMPALLAGLILLYEGRYAVGMIVSALFATLEIGANHPQVTYYLLICILIMTITYLVRWIKSARWKHTIIALSLALLAGLIALGNTAMAIFPTYQYSKYTIRGGGAIDLSSGTPKQTEKKTGLDESYAFQYSLGKAETFELAMPNAFGGYSGNMFDENSDIYNQAMQLGGQLNGKLPPQQINQVLSGVLSKYWGGILPGTSGPIYAGTLIVLLAILGWVVCPSRHKWWLLIATVITTFMAWGIYFESFNQFLFDYFPLYNKFRAPSMAMIIPQLLLPLMAGIALQKLFFNKEESIFIQKNNKKILYALGGFVALLLLIYIGNDYTLNNPPLKEFLNQPQVGGAAILHALESARKSMFLSGIGRVILFSVILLAAIYAYTKKIMQPGVIIGLLLIITMVDLIKVDSLYLNKDHYMEPSTLEASSFTASSADQAILQDKDPHYRVLNLATGDPFTDATTSYYHRSLGGYHAAKLLIYQNMVAAHMNGKLSQSILNMLDTRYVIVPGQAQGQLAVQKNPGALGPVWFVKHVQAVPSQVDALKAIGDFNPTDTAFVLQSDFKNVGPAPVYDSTASIQLVHYSNDSISYQSASPTAQFAVLSEIYYPAGWNAYIDGKKADYVQTDYILRGIGIPAGNHNITFKFEPTVIQQSKTAGLVAGVLFWISVLVSVFFWWRKNKDEGNKAKEPAAKS